In Phycodurus eques isolate BA_2022a chromosome 23, UOR_Pequ_1.1, whole genome shotgun sequence, a genomic segment contains:
- the pop7 gene encoding ribonuclease P protein subunit p20 isoform X1, with the protein MTESRNPGMSSLAAAAPVQVSDIDPVEYTLRKRLPRKLPKRRNDVYVNMKTDFRAQLARCQKLLDGGGHREICVHGLGLAINRAINIALQLQASSQGALQLAANTSTVELVDDLEPEDPDEASEPMTRTRNNSAIHIKVFYPDPQ; encoded by the coding sequence ATGACCGAGTCTCGCAATCCAGGGATGTCGTCCCTCGCCGCGGCTGCCCCCGTGCAGGTGTCCGACATAGACCCGGTGGAGTACACCCTCCGGAAGCGGCTACCCCGCAAACTCCCCAAGAGGCGCAACGACGTGTACGTCAACATGAAGACGGACTTCCGGGCGCAGCTGGCCCGCTGTCAGAAGCTGCTGGACGGCGGCGGCCACCGGGAGATCTGCGTGCACGGCCTGGGCCTGGCCATCAACCGGGCCATCAACATCGCGTTGCAGTTGCAGGCCAGCAGCCAGGGGGCGCTGCAGCTGGCCGCAAACACCTCCACGGTGGAGCTGGTGGACGACCTGGAGCCCGAAGACCCCGACGAGGCCTCCGAGCCCATGACGCGCACGCGGAACAACTCGGCCATCCACATCAAGGTTTTTTACCCCGACCCCCAGTGA
- the rpl34 gene encoding large ribosomal subunit protein eL34 has protein sequence MVQRLTYRRRLSYNTASNKTRLSRTPGNRIVYLYTKKVGKAPKSACGICPGRLRGIRAVRPQVLMRLSKTKKHVSRAYGGSMCAKCVRDRIKRAFLIEEQKIVVKVLKAQAQSQKTK, from the exons ATGGTGCAGCGCCTGACATACCGACGTCGGCTGTCCTACAACACCgcgtccaacaagaccagact GTCCCGGACGCCCGGTAACCGCATCGTGTACCTGTACACGAAGAAGGTTGGCAAAGCCCCCAAGTCAGCATGTGGCATCTGCCCAGGAAGGCTGCGTGGA ATCCGGGCTGTGAGACCTCAGGTTCTCATGAGGCTCTCCAAAACCAAGAAGCATGTCAGTAGGGCTTATGGAGGCTCCATGTGCGCCAAGTGTGTACGTGACAG GATCAAGCGTGCTTTCCTGATCGAGGAGCAGAAGATCGTCGTCAAGGTGCTCAAGGCACAAGCACAGAGCCAGAAGacaaagtaa
- the epoa gene encoding erythropoietin isoform X2, giving the protein MDFPGILALLLMVLEWTCPSLPSPLRPICDLRVLNHFIKEAQDAEVAMKSCRDGCTLSQSVSIPQTGVDFDVWERKNAMEKAQEVQCGLWLLQQALSLLRNSVTNTALHGPIDNLLRNVLSINAVLRSLNIPEYAPPASTAGLESTWRASTAANLLQAHVNFLRGKVRLLLADAQACQQEVS; this is encoded by the exons ATGGACTTTCCCG GAATACTTGCCTTGCTGTTGATGGTGTTGGAGTGGACCTGCCCAAGCCTACCATCCCCGCTGAGGCCCATCTGCGACCTGAGGGTGCTGAACCATTTCATCAAGGAAGCGCAAGACGCCGAAGTCGCCATG AAGTCATGCCGGGATGGATGCACCCTGTCCCAGTCTGTCAGCATTCCCCAAACCGGAGTAGATTTTGATGTCTGGGAGAGGAAAAAT GCCATGGAGAAAGCCCAGGAAGTGCAGTGCGGCTTGTGGCTTCTGCAGCAGGCGCTCAGCTTGCTGCGCAACTCGGTCACCAACACGGCCTTGCACGGCCCCATCGACAACTTGCTGAGGAACGTGCTCAGCATCAACGCCGTGCTGCGCAGCCTCAACATTCCG GAATACGCGCCCCCCGCGAGCACAGCGGGCCTGGAGAGCACATGGCGAGCGTCCACCGCGGCCAACTTGCTCCAAGCGCACGTCAACTTCCTGCGAGGCAAAGTGCGCCTCCTCCTCGCGGACGCGCAGGCCTGTCAGCAAGAGGTCAGCTGA
- the ostc gene encoding oligosaccharyltransferase complex subunit ostc, with protein sequence MMETLYSMPFTVLECPNVKLKKPSWLHMPSAMSVYALVIVSYFLITGGIIYDVIVEPPSVGSMTDEHGHQRPVAFLAYRVNGQYIMEGLASSFLFTMGGLGFIILDRSNAPNIPKLNRFLLLFIGFVSVILSFFMARVFMRMKLPGYLMG encoded by the exons ATGATGGAGACCTTATACAGCATGCCATTCACCGTGCTCGAATGCCCCAACGTGAAGCTGAAGAAGCCGTCTTGGCTGCACATGCCGTCGGCCATGAGCGTGTACGCGCTGGTCATCGTTTCCTACTTTCTCATCACCGGAG gtATCATCTACGACGTGATCGTGGAGCCGCCCAGCGTGGGCTCGATGACGGACGAGCACGGACACCAGCGGCCGGTGGCGTTCCTGGCGTACAG GGTCAACGGCCAGTACATCATGGAGGGCTTGGCTTCCAGCTTCCTGTTCACCATGGGAGGCCTGGGCTTCATCATCCTGGACCGCTCCAACGCGCCCAACATCCCCAAGCTCAACCGCTTCCTGCTGCTCTTCATCGGCTTCGTCAGCGTCATCCTCAGCTTCTTCATGGCCCGAGTGTTCATGCGCATGAAGTTGCC cggATATCTTATGGGATGA
- the pop7 gene encoding ribonuclease P protein subunit p20 isoform X2 — protein MSSLAAAAPVQVSDIDPVEYTLRKRLPRKLPKRRNDVYVNMKTDFRAQLARCQKLLDGGGHREICVHGLGLAINRAINIALQLQASSQGALQLAANTSTVELVDDLEPEDPDEASEPMTRTRNNSAIHIKVFYPDPQ, from the coding sequence ATGTCGTCCCTCGCCGCGGCTGCCCCCGTGCAGGTGTCCGACATAGACCCGGTGGAGTACACCCTCCGGAAGCGGCTACCCCGCAAACTCCCCAAGAGGCGCAACGACGTGTACGTCAACATGAAGACGGACTTCCGGGCGCAGCTGGCCCGCTGTCAGAAGCTGCTGGACGGCGGCGGCCACCGGGAGATCTGCGTGCACGGCCTGGGCCTGGCCATCAACCGGGCCATCAACATCGCGTTGCAGTTGCAGGCCAGCAGCCAGGGGGCGCTGCAGCTGGCCGCAAACACCTCCACGGTGGAGCTGGTGGACGACCTGGAGCCCGAAGACCCCGACGAGGCCTCCGAGCCCATGACGCGCACGCGGAACAACTCGGCCATCCACATCAAGGTTTTTTACCCCGACCCCCAGTGA
- the epoa gene encoding erythropoietin isoform X1, producing the protein MLQNTGRGILALLLMVLEWTCPSLPSPLRPICDLRVLNHFIKEAQDAEVAMKSCRDGCTLSQSVSIPQTGVDFDVWERKNAMEKAQEVQCGLWLLQQALSLLRNSVTNTALHGPIDNLLRNVLSINAVLRSLNIPEYAPPASTAGLESTWRASTAANLLQAHVNFLRGKVRLLLADAQACQQEVS; encoded by the exons ATGTTGCAGAACACCGGTAGAG GAATACTTGCCTTGCTGTTGATGGTGTTGGAGTGGACCTGCCCAAGCCTACCATCCCCGCTGAGGCCCATCTGCGACCTGAGGGTGCTGAACCATTTCATCAAGGAAGCGCAAGACGCCGAAGTCGCCATG AAGTCATGCCGGGATGGATGCACCCTGTCCCAGTCTGTCAGCATTCCCCAAACCGGAGTAGATTTTGATGTCTGGGAGAGGAAAAAT GCCATGGAGAAAGCCCAGGAAGTGCAGTGCGGCTTGTGGCTTCTGCAGCAGGCGCTCAGCTTGCTGCGCAACTCGGTCACCAACACGGCCTTGCACGGCCCCATCGACAACTTGCTGAGGAACGTGCTCAGCATCAACGCCGTGCTGCGCAGCCTCAACATTCCG GAATACGCGCCCCCCGCGAGCACAGCGGGCCTGGAGAGCACATGGCGAGCGTCCACCGCGGCCAACTTGCTCCAAGCGCACGTCAACTTCCTGCGAGGCAAAGTGCGCCTCCTCCTCGCGGACGCGCAGGCCTGTCAGCAAGAGGTCAGCTGA